The Glycine max mitochondrion, complete genome genome segment TTATCTTCTTTTTCTTTTAAAAAGAAGACTCCATATTGAAATGGAAGGCTTTTTTTATTTTTAATATTATTGATCTATATCTCGTCCGGGGTCGAGGATAAGAGAATGTTTTTAGGTCTTTTTTCCGAAATCAATTTCCTTTATTTATTTCTTAATAAAAACTCGAAAGGGTGGAAGTCTTTTATTCTCTTATGGACTCTCTTTTTTTTCCTCCTGACCCCCGGCCCAAACGACATTCCGTTGAATTTGGTTCATTTCTTGGTATTCCCTATGCAGGGGAGTCTGGTATTATACTTCTTATTTATAGCTGAGAGTTTAAAGGAGCACTTATTTTGTCTATTTTCTTATCTAGTCTGTGGCACTTTTTTTTATTTTATTGTAAATTACCAAATGAGACCATATGGTCTTGTTGCTTAGTCAATATCCTTTTTTTCTTATTTTTAAGTGCTTGGGCAGCACTCCATTGCAAAAACTTCTCATTCTCAGACTTTCCTGAGAAATTAAATCTCTTAATATCGATAGAAGCTGTCAAGCTCGGCTATTTTGGCGTTCTATATGAATTGTATATCCTTTATTTGACTGCAGAATTCCCCGCCACGGCACCATGGGTGTCGGGGTTGAAATCCCTTGTCATACAACTGGTTTTACTCTTTTTTTTAGAGGATTGTTTGATTTTAGGACAAGTGGGCGGGGCAATAAAGAATAAAAAAGGGGTTGAGGATGCCCGGGAACCACTCCTAGGTCAATTAAGGATCAAATGTTGGAACCTCATGGGTAAGGATAAGGTAATGGAATTGATAGATAAATTCATAGACCTAGGTAGGATAGGAGAATGGATAAAGGGAATAGAGATGATGATAGAGATCATACTGAGAAACAGATTCGAATTTGGATCTTGACATGTCGGTGGTTTTTAACCGTGGGCATCATGCCAGGAAGTTGGTGGGCTCATCATGAATTAGGTCGGGGTGGCTGGTGGTTTCGGGATCCCGTAGAAAATGCTTCTTTTATGCCTTGGGTATTAGCCACA includes the following:
- the orf103c gene encoding hypothetical protein; its protein translation is MFLGLFSEINFLYLFLNKNSKGWKSFILLWTLFFFLLTPGPNDIPLNLVHFLVFPMQGSLVLYFLFIAESLKEHLFCLFSYLVCGTFFYFIVNYQMRPYGLVA